The Lonsdalea populi genome window below encodes:
- the mdh gene encoding malate dehydrogenase: protein MKVAVLGAAGGIGQSLALLLKTQLPSGSELSLYDIAPVTPGVAVDLSHIPTAVTIKGFCGEDAASALEGADVVLISAGVARKPGMDRSDLFNVNAGIVRNLVEQVARVCPNACLGIITNPVNTIVTIAAEVLKKAGVYNRNKLFGVTTLDIFRSNVFAAELKGKQPQDIEVPVIGGHSGVTILPLLSHIPGLSFTEQEAVALTDRIQHAGTEVVEAKAGGGSATLSMGQAAARFGVSLVRALQGESNIVECAYVESDGEYARFFAQPLLLGKEGIAQRMPIGPLSDFEQRSLDKMLDTLKEDIAMGVSFVNK, encoded by the coding sequence ATGAAAGTTGCTGTTCTTGGAGCCGCCGGCGGTATCGGTCAGTCTCTGGCACTTCTTCTCAAAACCCAGCTTCCTTCAGGCTCAGAGCTATCACTTTATGATATTGCTCCCGTAACGCCAGGTGTTGCTGTAGATTTAAGTCACATCCCCACTGCGGTCACAATCAAAGGTTTTTGTGGTGAAGATGCGGCTTCCGCACTGGAAGGGGCTGATGTCGTTCTGATCTCCGCCGGTGTGGCTCGTAAGCCGGGCATGGATCGTTCCGATTTGTTCAACGTCAATGCAGGCATCGTCCGTAATCTGGTTGAGCAAGTGGCCCGCGTTTGTCCTAACGCTTGCCTCGGCATTATCACTAACCCGGTCAATACTATTGTGACTATTGCCGCAGAAGTATTGAAAAAGGCCGGCGTTTATAATCGGAACAAACTCTTTGGCGTGACAACACTGGATATCTTTCGCTCCAACGTTTTTGCCGCCGAGCTTAAGGGCAAACAACCGCAGGACATCGAAGTGCCTGTGATTGGTGGTCATTCCGGCGTGACTATTCTGCCGTTGCTGTCGCACATCCCAGGACTCAGCTTTACTGAACAGGAAGCAGTCGCTCTGACCGACCGTATTCAGCATGCCGGCACGGAAGTGGTTGAAGCCAAGGCTGGAGGAGGCTCCGCAACCTTGTCCATGGGCCAGGCTGCCGCACGTTTTGGCGTCTCTTTGGTTCGTGCGTTGCAAGGCGAAAGCAACATCGTGGAATGTGCGTATGTTGAAAGCGATGGCGAATATGCCCGCTTCTTTGCTCAGCCGTTATTATTGGGCAAAGAGGGCATCGCCCAGCGTATGCCTATTGGCCCTCTCAGCGACTTCGAGCAGCGTTCTCTGGATAAGATGCTGGATACGTTAAAAGAAGATATTGCGATGGGCGTCTCCTTCGTCAATAAGTAG
- the argR gene encoding transcriptional regulator ArgR: MRHSTKQEELVKAFNALLKEEKFSSQSEIVQALQDEGFKNINQSKVSRMLTKFGAVRTRNAKMEMVYCLPAELGVPTTSSPLKNLVRDVDFNESVVVIHTSPGAAQLIARLLDSLGKSEGILGTIAGDDTIFTTPAKGFSVKQLYEAILALFEQEL; this comes from the coding sequence ATGCGTCATTCAACAAAGCAGGAAGAGTTGGTTAAGGCATTCAATGCGCTGTTAAAAGAAGAAAAATTCAGTTCTCAGAGCGAGATTGTGCAAGCACTGCAGGACGAGGGATTTAAAAATATTAACCAGTCCAAAGTATCGAGAATGCTCACCAAATTTGGCGCAGTCCGTACGCGTAACGCCAAGATGGAGATGGTTTACTGCCTTCCCGCTGAACTTGGCGTGCCGACCACATCCAGCCCGTTAAAAAATCTGGTGCGGGACGTAGACTTCAACGAATCCGTCGTCGTCATCCACACAAGTCCGGGTGCCGCTCAGCTCATCGCACGGCTATTGGATTCTCTGGGAAAATCGGAAGGGATACTCGGTACGATTGCCGGGGATGACACCATATTTACCACCCCGGCGAAGGGGTTCAGCGTGAAGCAGCTCTACGAAGCCATTCTCGCCTTGTTTGAACAAGAGCTATAA
- the tsaD gene encoding tRNA (adenosine(37)-N6)-threonylcarbamoyltransferase complex transferase subunit TsaD: protein MRVLGIETSCDETGVAIYDTKAGLLANQLYSQVKLHADYGGVVPELASRDHVRKTVPLIQAALQEAELQRKDIDGIAYTAGPGLVGALLVGATVGRSLAFAWDVPAIAVHHMEGHLLAPMLEEDPPAFPFVALLVSGGHTQLISVTGIGEYHLLGESIDDAAGEAFDKTAKLLGLDYPGGPLLSKMAQSGEAGRFTFPRPMTDRPGLDFSFSGLKTFAANTIREQGKDAQTQADIARAFEDAVVDTLAIKCRRALDETGFKRLVIAGGVSANRTLREKLAEVMAKRGGEVFYARPEFCTDNGAMIAYAGAIRLQQGGSASLGVMVRPRWPLAELPSL from the coding sequence ATGCGCGTATTGGGTATTGAAACATCTTGTGATGAAACGGGAGTCGCGATTTATGACACTAAGGCCGGTCTCCTGGCAAACCAGCTCTACAGCCAGGTAAAACTGCACGCGGATTATGGCGGTGTCGTTCCTGAGCTCGCTTCCCGCGATCACGTTCGTAAAACCGTACCCTTGATTCAGGCGGCATTGCAGGAAGCTGAGCTGCAGCGTAAAGACATCGACGGGATTGCCTACACGGCTGGCCCCGGTCTAGTGGGCGCGCTGTTGGTTGGCGCGACGGTGGGGCGTTCGTTGGCGTTCGCATGGGATGTTCCAGCCATTGCTGTTCATCACATGGAAGGGCATTTGCTTGCCCCCATGCTGGAAGAGGATCCTCCCGCTTTTCCTTTTGTGGCGTTGTTGGTTTCGGGTGGTCACACTCAATTAATCAGCGTGACGGGGATCGGCGAATATCACTTGCTGGGCGAGTCAATCGACGATGCCGCTGGAGAAGCGTTTGATAAAACGGCCAAGCTGCTTGGGCTCGATTATCCCGGTGGCCCGCTGTTGTCGAAAATGGCTCAGTCCGGGGAGGCGGGTCGTTTCACGTTCCCTCGTCCAATGACCGACCGGCCAGGACTGGATTTCAGTTTTTCCGGACTGAAAACTTTTGCCGCGAATACTATCCGTGAACAGGGTAAAGACGCTCAAACCCAGGCGGACATTGCCCGTGCATTTGAAGATGCGGTGGTGGACACGTTGGCGATCAAGTGCCGACGAGCGTTGGATGAAACCGGATTTAAACGACTCGTTATCGCCGGCGGAGTCAGCGCTAATCGCACGTTACGGGAAAAACTGGCAGAGGTTATGGCTAAACGCGGTGGTGAAGTGTTTTATGCCCGACCTGAATTTTGTACCGACAACGGCGCGATGATCGCTTACGCGGGAGCCATCCGCTTGCAGCAAGGTGGATCGGCGTCATTGGGTGTGATGGTGCGGCCGCGTTGGCCGCTGGCCGAACTACCGTCTCTGTAA
- the rpsU gene encoding 30S ribosomal protein S21 produces the protein MPVIKVRENEPFDVALRRFKRSCEKAGVLAEVRRREFYEKPTTERKRAKASAVKRHAKKLARENARRTRLY, from the coding sequence ATGCCGGTAATTAAAGTACGTGAAAACGAGCCGTTCGACGTAGCTCTGCGTCGCTTCAAGCGTTCCTGCGAAAAAGCAGGGGTTTTGGCCGAAGTTCGTCGTCGTGAGTTTTATGAAAAACCGACAACTGAACGTAAACGCGCTAAAGCGTCCGCAGTAAAACGCCACGCGAAGAAACTGGCTCGAGAAAACGCACGCCGCACTCGTCTGTATTAA
- the dnaG gene encoding DNA primase, whose protein sequence is MAGRIPRVFIGDLLARTDIVDLIDARVKLKKQGKNYHACCPFHHEKTPSFTVNGDKQFYHCFGCGAHGNAIDFLMNFDRLEFVESIEELATMHGLEVPYEAGSGPTQLERHQRQSLYELMEQLSTFYQHTLHQPAGTPAKIYLAKRGLSDDIIRHFAIGCAPPGWDNALKRFGRSSEDKRTLNDAGMLVTNDQGRIYDRFRERVMFPIRDKRGRVIAFGGRVLGDGVPKYLNSPETEIFHKGRQLYGLYEAQQKHPELRELLVVEGYMDVVALAQFGIDYAVASLGTSTTADHIQLLFRTTDRVVCCYDGDRAGRDAAWRALETALPYLDDGRQLLFMFLPDGEDPDTLVRQEGKTAFEQRIEQAMPLSSFLFDTLLQQVDMSTPDGRTKLSTLALPLIGQVPGETLRLYLRQQLGKKLGLLDDSQLDRLMPKTTMHASSYQPPRLKVTTMRILIGLLVQNPRLASEVPALALEGSDESKMAGLGLFLDLVQTCNESPGMTMGLLLEKYRDSRYRKQLETMAAWNHMIVDEEIEEKFRISLAELYDQLLQLRLDTLIARDRTHGLSAEERKELWSLQLALTRKN, encoded by the coding sequence ATGGCTGGACGAATCCCACGCGTATTTATTGGTGACCTGTTGGCTCGCACCGACATCGTCGACTTGATCGATGCGCGCGTGAAGCTGAAGAAACAGGGCAAGAATTATCATGCGTGTTGTCCATTTCATCACGAGAAGACCCCTTCATTTACCGTTAACGGCGATAAGCAGTTCTACCACTGTTTCGGCTGCGGTGCTCATGGTAACGCCATCGATTTTTTGATGAATTTCGACAGACTGGAATTCGTTGAAAGCATTGAGGAATTGGCGACCATGCATGGCCTTGAGGTGCCTTACGAGGCAGGTTCGGGGCCCACTCAGCTCGAACGTCATCAGCGGCAGAGCCTGTACGAGCTGATGGAACAATTGAGCACGTTTTACCAACATACGCTACATCAGCCCGCCGGCACCCCAGCCAAAATCTATCTGGCGAAACGTGGTCTAAGTGACGACATTATCAGGCATTTTGCGATTGGATGCGCGCCGCCGGGATGGGATAACGCATTAAAACGTTTTGGCCGCAGCAGCGAAGATAAAAGAACGCTGAACGATGCGGGCATGTTGGTGACTAACGATCAAGGGCGAATTTACGATCGTTTCCGCGAACGAGTCATGTTCCCTATCCGGGACAAAAGAGGACGCGTTATTGCATTTGGTGGTCGAGTATTGGGGGACGGCGTTCCCAAATATCTTAACTCGCCGGAAACAGAGATCTTTCATAAGGGGCGCCAGCTTTATGGCCTGTATGAAGCCCAGCAAAAACACCCCGAGCTGAGAGAGCTGCTGGTGGTTGAAGGGTACATGGACGTCGTCGCTCTGGCGCAGTTCGGCATTGACTATGCCGTGGCTTCTCTGGGGACGTCAACGACGGCCGATCACATTCAGTTGCTCTTCCGCACCACCGATCGCGTTGTCTGCTGTTACGACGGTGATAGAGCCGGGCGGGATGCGGCATGGCGCGCGCTGGAAACAGCCCTGCCTTATCTGGACGATGGACGCCAACTGCTGTTCATGTTTTTACCGGACGGCGAAGACCCGGACACACTGGTGAGGCAGGAAGGGAAAACCGCTTTTGAGCAGCGTATCGAACAAGCAATGCCGCTATCTTCATTCCTGTTCGACACGCTGTTGCAACAGGTCGACATGAGCACGCCGGATGGCCGTACCAAGCTAAGTACGTTGGCACTGCCGCTGATTGGTCAGGTGCCGGGCGAAACGTTACGGTTATATTTACGCCAGCAGTTGGGCAAAAAGCTGGGATTGCTGGATGACTCCCAGCTTGATCGTTTGATGCCCAAGACCACAATGCACGCATCGTCTTATCAGCCTCCACGGCTAAAAGTCACAACTATGCGTATACTGATAGGACTTTTAGTACAAAATCCCCGGCTAGCATCTGAGGTGCCAGCGCTGGCTCTGGAAGGCAGCGACGAAAGTAAAATGGCGGGACTGGGATTATTCCTCGATCTGGTTCAGACCTGCAATGAAAGTCCAGGCATGACCATGGGACTGTTGTTGGAAAAATATCGCGATAGTCGATATCGCAAACAGCTTGAAACCATGGCCGCCTGGAACCATATGATCGTAGATGAGGAGATCGAGGAAAAATTCAGGATCAGCTTGGCTGAGCTTTACGATCAACTGCTGCAGCTTCGTCTGGACACGCTGATAGCCCGAGATAGAACACATGGGCTCAGTGCGGAAGAGCGAAAGGAACTCTGGTCATTGCAGCTGGCCCTGACAAGAAAAAACTGA
- the rpoD gene encoding RNA polymerase sigma factor RpoD, with translation MEQNPQSQLKLLVTRGKEQGYLTYAEVNDHLPEDIIDSDQIEDIIQMINDMGIQVMEEAPDADDLLLAENTNDADEDAAEAAAQVLSSVESEIGRTTDPVRMYMREMGTVELLTREGEIDIAKRIEDGINQVQCSVAEYPEAITYLLDQYDRVEAGESRLSDLITGFVDPNAEADIAPTATHVGSELPSKELDDNDDDDDDDDSDDDNSIDPELARQKFTELRDQYEVTRQTIKANGRSHAKAALEILNLSEVFKQFRLVPKQFDFLVNSMRTMMDRVRTQERLIMKYCIEQCKMPKKNFVTLFGGNETNDKWFDAALAMNKPWSEKLREVQDDVNRSMLKLQQIEEETGLTIEQVKDINRRMSIGEAKARRAKKEMVEANLRLVISIAKKYTNRGLQFLDLIQEGNIGLMKAVDKFEYRRGYKFSTYATWWIRQAITRSIADQARTIRIPVHMIETINKLNRISRQMLQEMGREPTPEELAERMLMPEEKIRKVLKIAKEPISMETPIGDDEDSHLGDFIEDTTLELPLDSATSESLRSATHDVLAGLTAREAKVLRMRFGIDMNTDHTLEEVGKQFDVTRERIRQIEAKALRKLRHPSRSEVLRSFLDD, from the coding sequence ATGGAGCAAAACCCGCAGTCACAGCTCAAGCTTCTTGTCACCCGTGGTAAAGAGCAAGGCTACCTGACCTATGCTGAGGTCAATGACCATCTGCCGGAAGATATCATCGACTCCGACCAGATCGAAGACATCATCCAGATGATTAATGACATGGGCATCCAGGTGATGGAAGAAGCACCGGATGCAGATGATCTTCTGCTGGCAGAAAATACCAATGACGCAGACGAAGATGCGGCAGAGGCAGCTGCGCAGGTGTTATCCAGCGTTGAATCCGAAATTGGCCGCACGACCGACCCAGTGCGCATGTACATGCGTGAAATGGGTACCGTTGAACTTTTGACGCGCGAAGGTGAGATTGATATCGCCAAACGCATTGAAGATGGTATTAACCAAGTTCAGTGCTCTGTGGCCGAGTATCCGGAAGCCATTACCTATCTATTGGATCAGTACGATCGCGTTGAAGCAGGCGAAAGTCGCTTATCCGATCTGATTACCGGCTTCGTCGATCCCAATGCGGAAGCAGACATCGCGCCTACCGCGACTCACGTGGGCTCCGAGCTTCCCAGCAAAGAACTCGATGATAACGATGACGACGATGACGATGACGACAGCGATGACGACAACAGCATCGATCCAGAACTGGCTCGCCAGAAATTCACCGAGCTGCGCGATCAGTATGAAGTAACCCGTCAGACCATTAAGGCCAACGGTCGCAGTCATGCTAAGGCCGCGCTGGAAATTCTGAATCTGTCCGAGGTCTTCAAGCAGTTCCGTCTGGTACCTAAACAGTTCGATTTCCTGGTTAACAGCATGCGCACCATGATGGATCGCGTGCGTACCCAGGAACGACTGATCATGAAGTACTGCATCGAGCAGTGCAAAATGCCGAAGAAAAACTTCGTGACGCTGTTTGGCGGCAACGAAACCAACGATAAGTGGTTTGATGCCGCGCTGGCCATGAATAAACCGTGGTCTGAAAAACTGCGCGAAGTGCAGGACGATGTTAATCGCAGCATGTTGAAACTGCAGCAGATCGAAGAAGAAACCGGACTGACGATCGAGCAGGTCAAAGACATTAACCGCCGTATGTCGATTGGTGAAGCGAAGGCGCGCCGTGCCAAGAAAGAGATGGTTGAGGCGAACCTACGTCTGGTGATCTCCATCGCCAAGAAATATACCAACCGTGGCCTGCAGTTCCTGGATCTGATTCAGGAAGGGAACATCGGTCTGATGAAAGCCGTGGATAAGTTTGAATATCGTCGCGGTTACAAGTTCTCAACTTACGCCACATGGTGGATACGTCAGGCCATCACCCGTTCTATCGCCGACCAGGCGCGTACCATCCGTATACCGGTGCATATGATTGAAACCATAAACAAACTCAATCGTATCTCGCGCCAGATGCTGCAGGAAATGGGGCGCGAGCCCACGCCGGAAGAGTTGGCAGAACGTATGTTGATGCCGGAAGAGAAAATCCGCAAAGTGCTGAAGATCGCGAAAGAACCCATCTCAATGGAAACCCCGATCGGTGATGATGAAGATTCGCATCTGGGTGACTTCATTGAAGATACCACGCTGGAGCTGCCGCTGGACTCAGCAACGTCAGAAAGCCTGCGTTCTGCAACGCATGACGTTCTGGCAGGCCTGACCGCTCGTGAAGCGAAAGTACTGCGCATGCGCTTCGGTATCGATATGAACACCGACCACACGCTGGAAGAAGTGGGCAAGCAGTTTGACGTTACGCGTGAACGTATCCGTCAGATTGAGGCCAAAGCGCTGCGTAAATTGCGTCACCCCAGCCGTTCCGAAGTGCTTCGCAGCTTCCTGGACGACTAA
- a CDS encoding DUF1090 domain-containing protein gives MKAHHLNAGITLAALLSFSSFSANHSLSGCQAKEHNIKQEISQAKALGNQNRVAGLEKALKEAKANCIDSALHIKRQQNIDEKQHKVQELEREVQEAKQSGKADKISRKTAKLEEARHELKQAQAELRH, from the coding sequence ATGAAAGCCCACCACCTTAACGCAGGCATCACTCTTGCGGCATTGCTCTCATTTTCTTCCTTTTCAGCCAACCACTCCCTGAGCGGTTGTCAGGCAAAAGAGCACAATATCAAACAGGAAATTTCTCAGGCCAAAGCGCTCGGTAATCAAAACCGCGTAGCCGGGCTGGAAAAAGCCTTGAAAGAAGCAAAAGCAAACTGCATAGATAGCGCACTGCACATTAAGCGTCAGCAAAACATCGATGAGAAGCAGCACAAAGTGCAGGAACTTGAACGCGAAGTTCAGGAGGCCAAGCAGTCTGGGAAAGCGGATAAAATCAGTAGGAAAACCGCCAAACTGGAAGAAGCACGCCATGAGCTGAAGCAGGCTCAGGCAGAGCTTCGCCATTAA
- the mug gene encoding G/U mismatch-specific DNA glycosylase, with product MITDILASHLQVVFCGINPGLSTAHRGYHFANANNRFWRVIHQAGFTDRQLAPKEESLLLDYGCGITMLVERPTVEASELACHELKQGGELLREKIMRYQPQALAVLGKQAFSQAFGSSKVGWGQQDTFLGETQVWVLPNPSGLNRATLESLTASYHELYQALQA from the coding sequence ATGATAACGGATATTCTGGCTTCACATCTTCAGGTGGTTTTCTGTGGTATCAATCCGGGGCTTTCGACCGCACATCGGGGCTATCATTTCGCGAATGCCAACAATCGTTTCTGGCGGGTGATTCATCAAGCGGGATTTACCGATCGTCAGTTGGCACCGAAAGAAGAGAGTCTCTTGCTGGATTATGGCTGTGGGATAACCATGCTAGTGGAAAGACCCACCGTGGAAGCCTCGGAGTTGGCTTGTCACGAGTTGAAGCAGGGCGGGGAGCTATTGCGTGAAAAGATAATGAGGTATCAGCCTCAAGCCCTTGCCGTGCTGGGTAAGCAGGCATTTTCTCAGGCATTCGGCAGCAGTAAGGTGGGCTGGGGTCAGCAAGACACTTTTCTGGGAGAGACTCAGGTGTGGGTTTTGCCGAATCCGAGCGGTTTGAATCGCGCGACGCTGGAATCACTGACGGCATCCTACCATGAGCTCTATCAGGCGTTGCAGGCCTAA
- a CDS encoding ogr/Delta-like zinc finger family protein, with translation MMNCPKCGCSAHTRSSFRVSEQTKERYCQCQNINCGATFVTHETVVRYIVTTNQVNFAPPHPSSSGQGHMNF, from the coding sequence ATGATGAATTGCCCGAAATGTGGATGTTCGGCTCACACCAGGAGCAGTTTTCGGGTGTCAGAGCAGACAAAAGAGCGTTACTGTCAGTGCCAGAATATTAACTGTGGTGCGACCTTTGTTACTCATGAAACCGTTGTGCGATACATTGTGACCACAAATCAGGTTAATTTTGCTCCGCCACATCCTTCAAGTAGTGGTCAAGGACACATGAATTTTTAA
- a CDS encoding phage late control D family protein, whose translation MTDWLTGAESTPDYRLRLGKTDITPVLEKRLISLTLTDNRGFEADQLDLELDDADGQLALPRRGAEITLFLGWKGEALIGKGTYVVDEIEHGGVPDRLTLRARSADFRQTLNIKRERSWHQTTVGAIVTDIANRHKLTAALDAATAAQPVDHIDQTKESDCSFLMRLAKEHGAIAAVKDGRLLFLRQGQGKTASGKALPAVTITRAAGDSHRFSLADRGAYTGVVASWLHTQEPKKSQETQVKRRRRHTRQKKTPEDKQGEYLIGTDENVMVLSRTYANKANAERAAKMHWERLQRGVASFSITLARGWAELYPELPAKVSGFKQEIDAAEWTIATVTHSLSGQGFTTALELEVKIDDLDMN comes from the coding sequence ATGACGGATTGGCTGACGGGCGCCGAGTCTACGCCGGATTACCGGCTGCGCCTGGGGAAAACCGACATTACGCCGGTACTGGAAAAGCGGCTGATCTCATTGACGCTCACCGACAACCGCGGCTTTGAGGCGGACCAGCTCGATCTGGAACTGGACGACGCGGACGGCCAGCTGGCGCTGCCCCGTCGCGGCGCTGAAATCACGCTATTTTTGGGCTGGAAAGGTGAAGCGTTAATCGGTAAAGGCACCTACGTGGTGGATGAAATTGAACACGGCGGCGTGCCTGACCGACTGACGCTCCGCGCCCGCAGCGCCGATTTTCGCCAGACGCTGAACATCAAACGCGAACGCTCCTGGCATCAGACCACGGTCGGGGCGATCGTCACGGATATCGCCAACCGCCACAAGCTGACCGCGGCGCTGGACGCGGCCACGGCTGCGCAGCCGGTTGACCACATCGACCAGACCAAAGAGTCGGATTGCTCCTTCCTGATGCGCCTGGCCAAAGAGCACGGCGCCATCGCCGCAGTGAAAGACGGCCGCCTGCTGTTTCTGCGTCAGGGACAGGGAAAAACGGCCAGCGGCAAAGCGCTGCCGGCGGTGACGATCACCCGCGCCGCCGGCGACAGCCATCGCTTTTCGCTGGCTGATCGGGGCGCTTATACCGGCGTAGTCGCCAGTTGGCTACACACGCAGGAGCCGAAGAAAAGCCAGGAAACACAAGTCAAACGCCGGCGCCGTCACACCCGCCAGAAAAAAACGCCTGAGGACAAACAGGGTGAATACCTGATCGGCACCGATGAAAACGTAATGGTACTGAGCCGCACTTATGCCAACAAGGCCAACGCAGAGCGCGCAGCCAAGATGCACTGGGAACGGCTGCAGCGCGGCGTCGCTTCATTCTCCATCACGCTAGCAAGAGGATGGGCCGAGCTGTACCCGGAACTGCCAGCGAAGGTCAGTGGCTTTAAGCAGGAAATCGACGCAGCGGAGTGGACGATCGCGACGGTGACGCACTCGCTCAGTGGGCAGGGGTTTACGACCGCGCTGGAGCTGGAGGTGAAAATTGATGATTTAGATATGAATTAG
- a CDS encoding phage tail protein codes for MMMVLGLFVFTLKTVPYQELQRQRAWRHVTNSRIGYRPVTQYVGPDNDTITLQGVLLPQVTGGALSLWALEQMAETGKAWALLEGSGTIYGMYVIESLNETRSQFFQDGKARRIEFTLTLKRVDESLSAMLGDLSTSLGGLKDSATQAIGGLTSAVSGVLS; via the coding sequence ATGATGATGGTATTAGGCCTGTTTGTGTTCACGTTAAAGACCGTGCCTTATCAGGAACTGCAACGCCAGCGCGCCTGGCGTCATGTGACCAATAGCCGCATCGGCTATCGCCCGGTGACGCAGTATGTCGGCCCGGACAATGACACCATCACGTTACAGGGCGTGCTACTGCCACAGGTGACCGGCGGTGCGCTGTCCCTGTGGGCGCTGGAGCAGATGGCCGAGACCGGAAAAGCCTGGGCGTTACTGGAGGGCAGCGGCACGATTTACGGCATGTATGTCATCGAAAGCCTGAACGAAACCCGCAGCCAGTTTTTTCAGGACGGCAAAGCCCGGCGTATCGAGTTCACCCTGACGTTAAAACGTGTGGATGAATCGCTGTCCGCGATGCTGGGCGACTTATCCACGTCATTGGGCGGCCTGAAAGACAGCGCGACACAGGCCATCGGCGGGCTGACGTCTGCCGTCAGCGGGGTGTTGTCATGA